In Natronomonas halophila, one DNA window encodes the following:
- the srp19 gene encoding signal recognition particle subunit SRP19 produces MVENVIWPAYLDANCSRNEGRRVSEDLAVPEPTVDEIASAVQQVGYDAVIERDKTYPKEYEPRGRVVVKGAEDASKSDLLGAVAAYVSALRE; encoded by the coding sequence ATGGTCGAGAACGTCATCTGGCCCGCCTATCTCGACGCGAACTGCTCCCGAAACGAGGGGCGACGCGTCTCTGAGGACCTCGCCGTCCCCGAACCCACCGTCGACGAAATCGCCAGCGCCGTCCAGCAGGTCGGCTACGACGCGGTCATCGAACGCGACAAGACCTACCCCAAGGAGTACGAACCCCGCGGCCGCGTCGTCGTCAAGGGCGCGGAGGACGCGAGCAAATCCGACCTCCTCGGAGCCGTCGCCGCCTACGTCTCCGCCCTCCGGGAATGA
- a CDS encoding presenilin family intramembrane aspartyl protease PSH, translating to MKRAYAAVAATVGIFLLVQLGSLALVQPFMDAGYQTVEDPSDPTNSLLYVGAILVATLFMLAAIKLDVDRLIQGLIVFASVSLSFYVFSVVVPSVLTVAGLNVLAVLAALALGAGLLVYPEWYVIDAAGIVMGAGAAGLFGISFGLLPAILLLVVLAVYDAISVYGTEHMLTLASGVMELRLPVVLVIPLTLSYSFLEEEGPETITEGEDTDEESASKPEETEAGEAAEEEPDGEEPPEDPFARDAFFIGLGDAVIPTILVASAAFFRPGGAALLDVPGIAITLPALGAMVGTLVGLLALMWMVMKGRAHAGLPLLNGGAIAGYLVGALLAGVALVDALGVASYV from the coding sequence ATGAAGCGGGCTTACGCCGCCGTTGCCGCCACTGTCGGTATCTTCCTGCTCGTCCAGCTCGGTTCGCTCGCGTTGGTCCAGCCCTTCATGGACGCCGGTTATCAGACCGTCGAGGACCCCAGCGACCCGACCAACAGCTTGCTGTACGTCGGCGCGATTCTCGTCGCGACGCTGTTCATGCTCGCGGCCATCAAACTCGACGTCGACCGCCTGATTCAGGGGCTCATCGTCTTCGCGTCGGTCTCCCTCTCGTTTTACGTCTTCTCGGTGGTCGTCCCCTCGGTCCTCACCGTCGCGGGCCTGAACGTCCTTGCCGTCCTCGCGGCGCTGGCGCTCGGGGCCGGCCTGCTGGTCTATCCGGAGTGGTACGTCATCGACGCCGCGGGCATCGTCATGGGCGCGGGCGCCGCAGGGCTGTTCGGCATCAGTTTCGGCCTCCTGCCGGCTATCCTCCTGCTGGTCGTTCTGGCGGTTTACGACGCTATCTCGGTGTACGGCACCGAACACATGCTCACGCTGGCTTCGGGTGTCATGGAACTCCGCCTGCCCGTCGTCCTCGTGATTCCGCTGACGCTGTCCTACTCGTTCCTCGAGGAGGAAGGCCCCGAGACGATTACCGAGGGGGAAGACACCGACGAGGAATCAGCATCGAAGCCGGAAGAAACGGAGGCCGGCGAAGCAGCCGAGGAGGAACCTGATGGCGAGGAACCCCCCGAAGACCCCTTCGCCCGCGATGCCTTCTTCATCGGCCTCGGTGACGCGGTCATCCCGACGATTCTCGTCGCGTCGGCGGCCTTCTTCCGCCCCGGCGGAGCCGCGCTACTGGACGTTCCGGGTATCGCTATCACGCTGCCGGCGCTCGGCGCGATGGTCGGCACCTTGGTCGGTCTGCTGGCGCTCATGTGGATGGTGATGAAAGGACGGGCCCACGCCGGACTCCCGTTGCTCAACGGCGGTGCGATTGCGGGCTATCTCGTCGGCGCGCTGCTGGCGGGCGTCGCGCTGGTCGACGCGCTGGGCGTGGCGTCGTATGTTTGA
- a CDS encoding OFA family MFS transporter, translated as MSDDSPGDPPADDSGGDPSETDVDATAGIDYDGRARDVLGFSRWWQIVAAAGMMAAVSPYQYVWSSIEGPLAESLDLALPALGAVFSFYVVFQSLSQFPAGWWRDRRGPGALTFFAAILAGGGYVGLAYATSLWQLYVLYSLGAVGVGIIYTVAVNTAVKWFPDRTGLTTGIGTMAFAGGSALVVPYVRANATVAAYADVLRNVGLAILVVLLVGAAVLRDPPEDWFGDDETDDSDLAASLRGDAYSPTEMLRTWQFWLLFAMFVAMAGADLVVIANVVSVAQHFGFTALVATIAATLLPISAGISRMILGEVSDRFERKYVMAGSFLLAGLFRLGLVGAGTADIGIAFVGMVLLAMFFSSPLYVFFPSILSEYYGAEHSSSNYAVLYTAKVGGGIFAGTVAGYLVAAYGWVPTVALGGGLAIAAGLAAFLLRPPSGSGLLA; from the coding sequence ATGAGTGACGATTCGCCGGGAGATCCCCCGGCTGATGACTCGGGCGGCGATCCGTCCGAAACGGACGTCGATGCGACGGCGGGCATCGATTACGACGGGCGGGCCCGCGACGTGCTCGGTTTCTCGCGCTGGTGGCAAATCGTCGCGGCCGCCGGGATGATGGCGGCAGTCAGCCCCTACCAGTACGTCTGGTCGTCCATCGAGGGGCCGCTCGCCGAGAGTCTCGACCTCGCGTTGCCCGCCCTCGGCGCGGTGTTCTCGTTTTACGTCGTCTTCCAGTCGCTCTCGCAGTTCCCGGCCGGCTGGTGGCGGGACCGCCGCGGTCCCGGCGCGTTGACCTTCTTCGCGGCGATTCTGGCGGGCGGCGGCTACGTCGGCCTCGCCTACGCCACCTCGCTGTGGCAACTCTACGTCCTCTACTCGCTCGGCGCCGTCGGCGTCGGCATCATCTACACCGTTGCGGTCAACACCGCAGTCAAGTGGTTCCCCGACCGGACTGGCCTGACGACCGGCATCGGGACGATGGCATTCGCTGGCGGGAGCGCCCTCGTCGTGCCCTACGTCCGCGCGAACGCGACGGTCGCGGCCTACGCCGACGTGCTTCGGAACGTCGGCCTCGCGATTCTCGTCGTTCTGCTCGTGGGGGCCGCCGTCCTCCGGGACCCGCCCGAGGACTGGTTCGGCGACGACGAGACCGACGACTCGGACCTCGCCGCCTCGCTTCGGGGCGATGCCTACTCACCGACCGAAATGCTCCGAACCTGGCAGTTCTGGCTGCTCTTTGCGATGTTCGTCGCGATGGCCGGCGCCGACCTCGTCGTCATCGCCAACGTCGTCAGCGTCGCCCAGCACTTCGGCTTCACGGCGCTCGTCGCCACTATCGCCGCGACGCTTCTGCCCATCTCGGCGGGCATCTCCCGGATGATTTTGGGCGAGGTCTCGGACCGCTTCGAGCGGAAGTACGTCATGGCCGGGTCCTTCCTTCTGGCCGGCCTCTTCAGACTCGGCCTCGTCGGCGCGGGAACGGCCGATATCGGCATCGCCTTCGTCGGGATGGTCCTGCTGGCGATGTTCTTCTCCTCGCCGCTGTATGTGTTCTTCCCGTCCATCCTCTCGGAGTATTACGGGGCCGAACACTCCTCGTCGAACTACGCGGTCCTCTACACCGCCAAGGTCGGCGGCGGAATCTTCGCCGGCACCGTCGCGGGCTACCTCGTGGCTGCCTACGGGTGGGTCCCGACGGTCGCTCTCGGCGGTGGCCTCGCTATCGCCGCCGGCCTCGCGGCCTTCCTTCTCCGGCCGCCCTCCGGGTCCGGCCTCCTCGCGTGA
- a CDS encoding PGF-CTERM-anchored ABC transporter substrate-binding protein, which yields MTATYRALALSALLVVSLVGFAAAPAAASHGGDTADCEFPLTVTDDTGTGVTLDEPAETVVALDAASAQTFWEVNASDRVVGMPVRSYTEYLNGSRNRTAVLNDDGSVNVETVVELDADLVVAPNYVQNATIQQLRDANQTVYRAPFESSFEAIYAKTELYGHFVGNCEAGARTADETRNEVESIREAVSGEDSPRVLYYFYGTVAGEGTFIGDMVETAGGTNLAAEAGITSFQQISDETIVEQNPDWIVSTDDTGAINTSREPFQTTTAVQNDQVLRVDADLVSQAAPRVVEPLRVMAEAFHPEAFAEGTETETATGSETATATETDSEGDGAGFGVAVAIGALLGASFLARRR from the coding sequence ATGACAGCAACGTACCGCGCGCTGGCGTTGTCAGCGCTCCTCGTCGTTTCCCTCGTCGGCTTCGCCGCCGCGCCCGCGGCCGCGAGCCATGGCGGTGACACCGCGGACTGTGAATTCCCACTGACCGTCACCGACGATACGGGAACCGGCGTCACGCTCGATGAACCGGCCGAAACCGTGGTCGCACTCGATGCGGCCTCCGCACAGACCTTCTGGGAGGTCAACGCCTCCGACCGCGTCGTCGGGATGCCGGTCCGTTCCTACACCGAGTATCTCAACGGCAGTCGGAACCGAACCGCCGTGCTGAACGACGACGGAAGCGTCAACGTCGAGACGGTCGTCGAACTCGACGCCGACCTCGTCGTCGCGCCGAACTACGTCCAGAACGCGACCATCCAGCAACTCCGGGATGCGAACCAGACGGTCTACCGCGCGCCGTTCGAATCCTCGTTCGAGGCCATCTACGCCAAGACCGAACTCTACGGCCACTTCGTCGGCAACTGCGAAGCGGGCGCTCGGACCGCTGACGAGACCCGCAATGAGGTCGAATCCATCCGCGAGGCCGTCTCGGGCGAGGACAGCCCCCGCGTTCTCTACTACTTCTACGGCACCGTCGCCGGGGAGGGGACGTTCATCGGAGACATGGTCGAGACCGCAGGCGGAACCAACCTTGCCGCCGAGGCGGGCATCACCAGTTTCCAGCAGATATCCGACGAGACCATCGTCGAGCAGAACCCCGATTGGATCGTCTCGACGGACGACACTGGTGCCATCAACACGAGCAGAGAGCCCTTCCAGACCACGACCGCGGTCCAGAACGACCAGGTGCTCCGGGTCGACGCCGACCTCGTCAGTCAGGCCGCTCCACGCGTCGTCGAACCGCTCCGCGTGATGGCCGAGGCGTTCCACCCCGAGGCCTTCGCCGAGGGGACCGAGACCGAAACGGCGACTGGGTCCGAAACCGCCACCGCAACGGAAACCGACTCCGAGGGTGACGGCGCCGGCTTCGGCGTCGCCGTCGCTATTGGCGCACTGCTCGGTGCGTCCTTCCTCGCCCGCCGTCGATAG
- a CDS encoding ornithine cyclodeaminase family protein yields MTDVLFLRSDELADLGTAAEYVDWVREGYASHGNSGSAEPRTKLVSGDPPGMCTGYLAILPEVGGMGGYTYAAGFGDEDVHLALPLFDAESGRMVAMLDGASMNPFKTGAVGALGVDELAREDASTCAVIGSGTQARGQLRAAATVRDFETVRVYSPTEENREAFAETFDERLDADVSAADSSGDAIADADVVITATKASDPVFHDHELPDGAHVTAVGQYDRGKQEIPPETVARATYVPDLRERALQDAGAFLHALDGGLIDEDHVHAELGEVVAGHEPGRTSDDEITVFDSGGTGIETVAAAWYLYQRADEQGLGEPIEFTPGSQAWTDE; encoded by the coding sequence ATGACCGACGTCCTGTTCCTGCGAAGTGACGAACTCGCCGACCTCGGAACGGCAGCCGAATACGTCGACTGGGTCCGCGAAGGCTATGCCAGCCACGGCAACTCCGGGTCCGCCGAACCGCGAACCAAACTCGTCAGCGGCGACCCGCCGGGAATGTGTACCGGCTACCTCGCCATCCTCCCCGAGGTCGGCGGCATGGGCGGCTACACCTACGCCGCCGGCTTCGGCGACGAGGACGTCCACCTCGCGCTGCCGCTTTTCGACGCCGAATCCGGCCGCATGGTCGCGATGCTCGACGGCGCCTCGATGAACCCCTTCAAGACCGGCGCAGTCGGTGCCCTCGGCGTCGACGAACTCGCCCGCGAGGACGCCTCGACCTGTGCAGTCATCGGCTCCGGCACGCAGGCCCGCGGCCAGCTGAGAGCTGCCGCGACCGTCCGGGACTTCGAGACGGTGCGGGTCTACTCGCCGACCGAGGAGAACCGTGAAGCCTTCGCCGAGACGTTCGACGAGCGCCTCGATGCGGACGTCTCGGCCGCCGACTCCTCGGGCGACGCTATCGCCGACGCCGACGTCGTCATCACCGCGACGAAGGCCTCTGACCCGGTCTTCCACGACCACGAACTCCCGGACGGTGCCCACGTCACCGCGGTGGGCCAGTACGACCGGGGTAAACAGGAGATCCCGCCCGAAACCGTCGCCCGCGCGACCTACGTCCCCGACCTCCGAGAGCGGGCCCTTCAGGACGCTGGGGCCTTCCTCCACGCGCTGGACGGCGGCCTTATCGACGAGGACCACGTCCACGCGGAACTGGGCGAAGTCGTCGCCGGCCACGAACCCGGCCGGACCAGCGACGACGAGATTACGGTCTTCGACAGCGGCGGGACCGGCATCGAAACCGTCGCCGCCGCGTGGTATCTCTACCAGCGCGCCGACGAGCAGGGCCTCGGCGAACCCATCGAGTTCACGCCGGGCAGCCAGGCCTGGACGGACGAGTAA
- a CDS encoding DUF433 domain-containing protein, whose protein sequence is MVDIVQEPSIRSGQPRVDGTRITVLDVKRRVIDEDEDPHVVAGEFDISMATLFDALAYYYENREEFTDRERAYAADRAEGEHRTRELLASETDLSERAD, encoded by the coding sequence ATGGTGGACATCGTCCAGGAACCCTCGATTCGGTCCGGTCAGCCCCGCGTTGACGGGACGAGAATCACGGTCCTCGACGTCAAGCGGCGAGTCATCGACGAAGACGAGGACCCACACGTCGTCGCCGGTGAGTTCGATATCTCGATGGCGACGCTCTTCGACGCGCTCGCCTACTACTACGAGAACCGCGAGGAATTCACCGACCGGGAGCGAGCGTACGCGGCCGACCGAGCCGAGGGCGAACACCGGACTCGGGAACTGTTGGCCAGCGAGACGGATCTCTCCGAGCGGGCTGATTGA
- the btuC gene encoding vitamin B12 ABC transporter permease BtuC translates to MVLRRTLAWSAGLTALLGCVVVTSATIGSADIGPQAALLAALNGLAVPVPTLDGIAWVRPFAFDLPETTEYIVRGLRLPRIVLGAIVGFALALAGTVMQGFFRNPMADPSIIGVSTGAAVGAVAFIVLPVSVSYGLPAFAFVSALVAAFGVYLIASEDGRTPVATLLLAGVAVQTFLGAVISYMLLYAGDSLETAVYWLMGHLQHSTWGRVRIAAPVVAVLFLVLLAYARDLNVLLLGEEDAHTLGINVERTKRILLAGSTTVTAAAVAVSGVIGFVGLIVPHMMRLLVGPDHRILIPTSALAGAVFLVVTDTIARMGPGEMPVGIVTAALGAPFFLYLLRQREVHSL, encoded by the coding sequence ATGGTTCTCCGCCGGACGCTCGCGTGGTCTGCCGGCCTGACGGCGCTTCTGGGCTGTGTCGTCGTCACCAGCGCCACCATCGGGTCCGCGGATATCGGCCCACAGGCGGCGCTTCTCGCCGCGCTCAACGGCCTCGCCGTCCCGGTCCCGACCCTCGACGGCATCGCGTGGGTCCGTCCGTTCGCCTTCGACCTCCCGGAGACGACCGAATACATCGTCCGTGGGCTTCGACTGCCGCGCATCGTGCTGGGCGCCATCGTGGGGTTCGCCCTCGCGCTCGCGGGGACGGTCATGCAGGGGTTCTTCCGAAACCCGATGGCCGACCCCTCGATTATCGGCGTCTCGACGGGCGCTGCCGTCGGCGCCGTCGCCTTCATCGTCCTGCCCGTCTCGGTGTCCTACGGCCTGCCCGCCTTCGCATTCGTGAGCGCGCTCGTCGCCGCCTTCGGCGTCTACCTCATCGCCAGCGAGGACGGCCGCACGCCGGTCGCAACGCTCCTTTTGGCCGGTGTCGCCGTCCAGACGTTTCTCGGCGCGGTCATCTCGTATATGCTCCTGTATGCCGGCGACAGCCTCGAAACCGCGGTCTACTGGCTGATGGGCCACCTCCAGCACAGCACGTGGGGGCGGGTCCGCATCGCCGCACCCGTCGTCGCCGTCCTGTTTCTCGTTTTGCTGGCCTACGCGCGGGACCTGAACGTCCTCCTGCTCGGCGAGGAGGACGCCCACACGCTCGGCATCAACGTCGAACGGACCAAGCGGATTCTGCTTGCGGGGTCGACGACGGTCACCGCCGCCGCCGTCGCCGTCTCCGGCGTCATCGGCTTCGTCGGCCTCATCGTTCCCCACATGATGCGGCTGCTGGTCGGCCCCGACCACCGCATCCTCATTCCGACGAGCGCGCTGGCAGGCGCGGTCTTCCTCGTCGTGACCGACACCATCGCCCGCATGGGCCCCGGCGAGATGCCGGTCGGCATCGTCACGGCGGCGCTGGGTGCGCCCTTCTTCCTGTATCTCCTCCGACAGCGGGAGGTGCATTCGCTGTGA
- a CDS encoding DUF5615 family PIN-like protein encodes MEVLADVNVPEEYVSALRGDGHEVVYSREVSELGPEATDERLVRYAETEGHALLSTDVSDFADQDADVPILVAPQDMAGGEVRAAVARLETLPLDPSKTDPIWLTAL; translated from the coding sequence ATGGAGGTTCTTGCCGACGTGAACGTCCCTGAGGAGTACGTATCCGCACTTCGTGGTGACGGTCACGAAGTCGTCTACAGTCGAGAAGTATCCGAGCTCGGCCCTGAAGCGACCGACGAGCGCCTCGTTCGATACGCCGAAACAGAAGGACACGCACTCCTTTCGACCGACGTTTCCGACTTCGCCGATCAGGATGCGGACGTTCCGATTCTGGTCGCGCCACAGGACATGGCTGGTGGCGAAGTCCGTGCCGCCGTCGCTCGTTTAGAAACACTCCCGCTGGACCCCAGCAAGACGGACCCGATCTGGTTAACCGCGCTATGA
- a CDS encoding H/ACA ribonucleoprotein complex subunit GAR1: MKRIGEVVRTAQGLAVVWCSDDDHPGLGAPVVDQNLDDIGRVVDVFGPVERPYVAVSPRDSVSLPNLLGKKLYVR, translated from the coding sequence ATGAAACGCATCGGCGAAGTCGTCCGAACCGCACAGGGACTGGCCGTCGTCTGGTGTTCGGACGACGACCATCCCGGCCTCGGCGCGCCCGTCGTCGACCAGAACCTCGACGATATCGGCCGCGTCGTCGACGTATTCGGCCCCGTCGAGCGTCCGTACGTCGCCGTCTCGCCGCGGGACTCGGTGTCGCTACCCAACCTCCTCGGCAAGAAACTCTACGTCAGGTAG